In Musa acuminata AAA Group cultivar baxijiao chromosome BXJ2-3, Cavendish_Baxijiao_AAA, whole genome shotgun sequence, the following proteins share a genomic window:
- the LOC135607013 gene encoding chaperone protein dnaJ 16-like, which yields MYLQLLYFEQEENGGLSLALQEDSTKTGRVTSAGMFFLCFPVYRFDQSHSIAIAKDPDAKFFKKLDGFQACEVNELKAGTHVFAVYGDNFFKSVNYTIEVMCAEQFSAEKEKLRDVEAKILTKRAELSKFETEYREVLARFTEMTNKYAQEMQAIDELLKERNTIHASYTTISPLKRNSSSSKISSPFNGSKSDEECPTTEKKPKDEKKSRDRTRRKKWFKIHLKVDKRKAC from the exons ATGTATTTGCAGCTATTGTACTTCGAGCAGGAAGAAAATGGTGGACTCAGTCTTGCATTACAA GAAGACAGCACTAAAACCGGAAGGGTTACTTCTGCTGGAATGTTCTTTCTTTGCTTTCCTGTGTATCGGTTTGATCAAAGCCATTCG ATAGCGATTGCTAAAGATCCTGATGCTAAATTCTTCAAGAAATTGGATGGGTTTCAAGCATGTGAAGTAAATGAACTGAAAGCAGGCACCCATGTATTTGCTGTCTACG GTGACAACTTCTTCAAAAGTGTCAACTACACAATAGAAGTTATGTGTGCCGAACAGTTTTCAGCGGAAAAGGAGAAACTGCGGGATGTGGAGGCAAAGATATTAACCAAAAGGGCTGAGTTGTCTAAGTTTGAGACAGAATATAGAGAG GTGTTGGCCCGATTCACAGAGATGACCAACAAGTATGCACAGGAAATGCAAGCA ATCGATGAGCTGCTCAAGGAAAGGAACACTATTCATGCCTCCTACACCACCATTTCACCTTTAAAAAGAAACTCAAGTAGCAGCAAGATCAGCAGTCCCTTCAATGGGTCCAAAAGTGACGAAGAGTGCCCAACGACAGAAAAGAAGCCAAAGGATGAAAAGAAGTCTAGGGACCGGACAAGGCGGAAGAAATGGTTTAAGATTCACTTGAAGGTGGACAAAAGGAAGGCGTGTTGA
- the LOC135607009 gene encoding inositol-tetrakisphosphate 1-kinase 1-like: MAENPRRFTVGYALAPKKQKSFIQPSLVDLSRKRGVDLVPIDTTRPLAEQGPFDCVLHKLHGEDWKAQLDGFATKNPGVPIVDPPLAITRLHNRISMLQVVSELKIPQQRETFGIPSQLVVYDSGTLNSNVVEALRLPIIAKPLVADGSAKSHKMSLVFHREDLLKLKPPLVLQEFVNHGGVIFKVYVVGDYVQCVKRKSLPDVTEEELESSEGSVTFSQVSNMTTQVSSKAEYYMQLDEAELPPLSFVTEIARGLRRALGLRLFNFDVLRDVKVGTHYLVIDINYFPGFAKMPSYEGVLTDFFWNIVHEKEVKEAGGSATGNDDKEA, translated from the coding sequence ATGGCGGAAAACCCTCGGAGATTCACAGTAGGTTACGCACTCGCTCCCAAGAAGCAGAAGAGCTTCATCCAGCCCTCGCTCGTCGACCTCTCACGCAAGCGGGGCGTCGATCTCGTTCCCATCGACACCACTCGGCCGCTCGCCGAACAGGGACCCTTTGATTGCGTGCTCCACAAGCTCCACGGCGAGGACTGGAAGGCCCAGCTTGACGGTTTCGCCACCAAGAACCCTGGCGTCCCCATCGTCGACCCTCCCCTCGCCATCACGCGCCTCCACAACCGCATCTCGATGCTCCAGGTCGTCTCCGAGCTCAAGATTCCCCAGCAGAGGGAGACCTTTGGGATCCCAAGCCAGCTCGTGGTCTATGATTCCGGTACGCTCAACTCCAACGTCGTCGAGGCCCTCCGCTTACCCATCATTGCGAAGCCCCTGGTAGCCGATGGCAGCGCCAAGTCTCATAAGATGTCCCTGGTCTTCCACCGGGAAGACCTCCTAAAGCTCAAACCGCCGCTGGTGCTGCAGGAGTTTGTGAACCATGGCGGGGTCATATTCAAGGTGTATGTGGTGGGGGATTACGTGCAGTGCGTGAAGAGGAAGTCCCTCCCGGATGTCACCGAAGAGGAGTTGGAGAGTTCCGAGGGATCGGTGACCTTCTCTCAGGTGTCAAACATGACGACACAGGTCTCGTCGAAGGCAGAGTATTACATGCAACTGGATGAGGCGGAGTTGCCGCCATTGAGCTTTGTCACGGAGATAGCGAGGGGTTTGAGGCGGGCGTTGGGACTCCGCCTCTTCAATTTTGACGTCCTCAGGGATGTTAAGGTCGGCACCCATTACCTTGTGATCGACATTAACTACTTCCCTGGGTTTGCGAAAATGCCATCGTATGAGGGAGTTCTAACGGATTTCTTCTGGAACATCGTTCATGAGAAGGAAGTAAAAGAGGCCGGAGGCTCCGCCACCGGCAACGACGACAAAGAAGCGTAA
- the LOC135606643 gene encoding inositol-tetrakisphosphate 1-kinase 5-like, with the protein MAENTRRLTVGYALAPKKQKSFIQPSLVDLSRKRGVDLVPIDTTRPLAEQGPFDCVLHKLHGEDWKAQLDGFATKNPGVPIVDPPLAITRLHNRISMLQVVSELDIVNVTSEYTLVIVQKTHPMVGSSSRHHSTVSVSSVTLR; encoded by the exons ATGGCGGAAAACACTCGGAGACTCACAGTAGGTTACGCACTCGCTCCCAAGAAGCAGAAGAGCTTCATCCAGCCCTCGCTCGTCGACCTCTCACGCAAGCGGGGCGTAGATCTCGTTCCCATCGACACCACTCGGCCGCTCGCCGAACAGGGACCCTTTGATTGCGTGCTCCACAAGCTCCACGGCGAGGACTGGAAGGCCCAGCTTGACGGTTTCGCCACCAAGAACCCTGGCGTCCCCATCGTCGACCCTCCCCTCGCCATCACGCGCCTCCACAACCGCATCTCGATGCTCCAGGTCGTCTCCGAGCTGGACATCGTCAATGTAACCTCAGAGTATACACTTGTAATTGTCCAGAAGACGCAT CCAATGGTCGGATCATCGTCAAGGCATCATTCAACTGTCTCCGTATCTTCTGTCACCTTGCGGTGA
- the LOC103978036 gene encoding heat stress transcription factor A-1-like: protein MEKCGGDGEAVAATAGAIPGMNGSAPPPFLSKTYDVVDDLATDAIVSWGAGNNSFVVWNTADFARHLLPKYFKHSNFSSFVRQLNTYGFKKVDPDRWEFANEGFLRGQKQLLKAINRRKPCQSHARSQPEQTPPQNSSVAACVEVGKFGLEEDIEGLKRDKNVLKQELVRLRQQQLAADDQLETFVKRLQGMEQRQQQMTSFLAKAMRNPAFFTQFLQQSDRNLRIHGVNKKRRLPNQGGTSDGRKVKYQSLINEAARAMLRQILKMNTSPRIESSANSDDLSRQNIQSLYEAFESTSRVTLSEVPSDSRVSYVPASSGFDQSSAAVAKTMETGELTGIGVLSDIAPSPTDLSISDLSELLGVENPAVPVPIEIDDFSAHTDINFPDDEEKLPGIVDAFWEQFFTPSSLSGDTDDVQSSIQEIEKSTEGGLLNNSQHMDHLTEQMELLSSNIMI, encoded by the exons ATGGAGAAATGCGGGGGAGATGGAGAAGCGGTGGCGGCGACGGCGGGTGCGATCCCCGGGATGAACGGGAGTGCGCCGCCGCCGTTCCTCAGCAAGACGTACGACGTGGTGGATGATCTGGCGACCGACGCGATCGTTTCGTGGGGAGCCGGGAATAACAGCTTCGTGGTGTGGAACACGGCGGACTTCGCTCGGCATCTCCTGCCCAAGTACTTCAAGCACAGCAATTTCTCTAGCTTCGTGCGGCAGCTTAATACCTAC GGTTTCAAGAAAGTTGATCCTGATCGCTGGGAGTTCGCAAATGAGGGATTTCTAAGAGGTCAAAAGCAACTCTTGAAGGCTATAAACAGGCGGAAACCGTGTCAGTCACATGCCCGTAGCCAACCAGAGCAGACTCCACCACAGAATTCTTCTGTTGCGGCATGTGTCGAGGTAGGCAAGTTTGGGTTGGAGGAAGACATCGAGGGGCTAAAAAGAGACAAGAATGTACTCAAACAGGAGCTCGTCAGGCTGCGGCAACAGCAGCTAGCCGCGGATGATCAGTTAGAGACATTTGTCAAACGCCTTCAGGGCATGGAACAACGGCAACAGCAAATGACGTCGTTCCTGGCGAAGGCCATGCGGAACCCTGCCTTCTTTACACAGTTTTTGCAGCAGAGTGATCGCAACTTACGCATACATGGAGTTAACAAAAAGCGAAGGCTGCCGAACCAAGGAGGTACCTCCGATGGTCGGAAAGTGAAGTATCAGTCACTGATCAACGAAGCAGCCAGAGCAATGCTGAGGCAGATACTCAAGATGAACACATCTCCTAGGATAGAATCTTCGGCCAATTCCGATGATCTTTCGAGACAGAACATCCAGTCTTTGTATGAAGCATTTGAAAGTACTTCTCGTGTTACACTGTCGGAGGTCCCTTCAGATTCTAGAGTTTCATACGTGCCTGCCAGCTCTGGTTTTGATCAGTCTTCTGCAGCAGTAGCAAAAACGATGGAAACAGGTGAACTGACCGGCATAGGAGTGTTATCGGACATTGCTCCTTCTCCTACTGATTTAAGCATTTCCGATTTGTCCGAGCTACTTGGAGTTGAGAATCCGGCAGTGCCTGTGCCTATCGAGATAGATGACTTTTCGGCACATACTGATATTAACTTTCCTGATGATGAAGAGAAACTCCCCGGCATAGTTGATGCATTTTGGGAGCAGTTCTTCACGCCTAGCTCTCTGTCAGGTGACACAGACGATGTCCAGTCCAGCATACAGGAGATTGAGAAAAGCACAGAGGGGGGATTACTGAACAACTCCCAACACATGGATCATCTTACAGAACAGATGGAGCTTCTTTCATCAAACATCATGATTTAG
- the LOC135606644 gene encoding uncharacterized protein LOC135606644, which produces MAYMLKNTRSIDFVGREKLRKRCPLHDDLIAEILSYLPAKTFVRLLSVCKTFHQLSFDYHFHLLQSHHNTTISGFLVEYHGTNLSLLKVDPCTGVPKSSLEFLRNSNATILGSAGGLIFVLHGNEGSSDATTSSIFVYNPARRTRCRLPTPSGVRLMGSIAVKFTDDSDVVTEDYKLVYLSPTWEWSLLYHCRVYDSATRAWTMDKKLNLGARELNYKHPVVCGDVVFWASDWRSRTKVDPYVVAFDVREECTQIIHLPKEAAICCDDTIGIAKWEGNSLCLIHYRMLSCGFTLWLLRKARDGATGWVKANEISLAEMGLKNRCFVSSVMLCEVAKTVLLVFTITNKAYSYDLKDGELRNLGLCYPRLIPYSNTLRPCGQQEELL; this is translated from the coding sequence ATGGCTTATATGCTCAAGAACACCAGGAGTATCGACTTCGTGGGTCGGGAGAAGCTCCGGAAAAGATGTCCCCTTCATGATGATTTGATTGCCgagatcctctcctacctcccGGCGAAGACCTTCGTTAGGCTCCTCTCTGTTTGCAAGACCTTCCACCAATTGTCGTTCGACTACCATTTCCACCTTTTGCAGTCACACCACAACACGACCATCTCCGGCTTCTTAGTCGAGTATCATGGCACCAACCTATCCCTCCTCAAAGTTGACCCCTGCACCGGCGTGCCCAAAAGCAGCCTCGAATTTCTTAGGAATAGCAACGCCACAATCCTCGGGTCTGCCGGTGGCCTCATCTTCGTCTTGCATGGGAACGAGGGATCGTCCGATGCTACTACTAGTAGCATATTTGTCTACAACCCAGCTCGTAGAACTCGGTGTCGTCTCCCCACCCCATCGGGCGTGCGTTTGATGGGTAGCATCGCGGTGAAGTTCACGGACGATAGTGACGTGGTGACGGAAGACTACAAGCTGGTCTACCTCTCACCGACCTGGGAATGGAGCTTGTTGTACCACTGCCGGGTCTACGACTCAGCGACTAGGGCATGGACGATGGACAAGAAGCTCAACTTGGGGGCGAGGGAACTAAACTACAAGCATCCGGTGGTCTGCGGAGATGTTGTATTCTGGGCATCAGACTGGCGTTCGCGCACGAAGGTTGACCCGTACGTCGTCGCCTTCGATGTGAGAGAGGAGTGCACACAAATCATCCATCTACCGAAAGAAGCAGCCATCTGCTGCGACGACACAATTGGGATAGCTAAGTGGGAGGGGAACTCGTTGTGCCTGATCCATTACCGCATGCTTTCTTGTGGGTTCACtctgtggctgctgaggaaggCGAGAGACGGTGCGACAGGATGGGTGAAGGCAAATGAGATAAGCTTGGCCGAGATGGGGCTCAAGAATAGATGCTTCGTAAGCTCCGTTATGCTGTGTGAGGTGGCAAAGACGGTGCTACTTGTTTTCACCATCACTAACAAGGCATACAGCTACGATTTGAAGGATGGAGAACTCAGAAACCTGGGATTGTGTTACCCCaggttgatcccttactctaatacgcttcggccatgcggccAGCAAGAGGAGCTGTTGTGA